Within Bdellovibrio bacteriovorus HD100, the genomic segment AAGTTCTTTCAATCGCCTGATCCTGGGAAATCGTGCCAGCCATATAAGGCTGGATGCCGTTGGTGTTCATTTCATTGAACGCCGGCTGCATCACAAAGAAAGTCAAAAACAAAGCCAGGCCAACCAAAAGCTGGTTCGGCGGCATCTGCTGCACACCCATCGCCTGACGCAGGAAGGACAGCACAATAATAATACGGGTGAAGCCGGTCATCATGATCAGGATCGCCGGCGCCAAAGTCAGCACCGTCATGACCATGATCAACTTCACCGCGTTCACAACCTCATTCGGGTTGTCGGTTGTTTTGAAACCCAGATTCATTGTTGGCAATGTCACTTGGGCAAACGCACTGGAACCGAAGAAGAATACCAGAGGCAAAAGAAGCAGACTCCAAAGAGCCCATTTATTTCTGATCACTGAAAAGACCTCATGCCTTTAAGACGTTTGGAAACGATATCCTTGATTCCACTGATCGCAAATTCGTCGTCCAGATCCAGGTCCTTGGCACTGCGCTTGCGAGGGGCCGGAGCTTCCTCGTCCGCAGTCGTGTCGTCAAAGTCCACATTTTTGGAGGTGGACTGACCCAGAACTTTGCCAAAACTTTGTGGCGCTTCTTCAGGCACTTCGTCATCCAGAAGGGACAGGGACTTGATCATGGAGATGTTATGATCCGTCACACCGATCAGAATGGATTCGCCCGCCACACGCACGATTGCCAGACTTTTCTTCGGACCCAGGTAATGCTGCTGCAAAACCTTGATCTGAGTCTGATGCTTCATCGCTTTGGGAACTTTATACTTGCGCAGGAAGAAGAACGCGCCCGTACCCACAACACCCAGCATGGACAGGGTGAACAGAATACGGAAAACGCCGCCGCCCTCAGAGGCTGCTTTCTTGTTGGATTCCAGATTCAGAAGAATCTCG encodes:
- the fliP gene encoding flagellar type III secretion system pore protein FliP (The bacterial flagellar biogenesis protein FliP forms a type III secretion system (T3SS)-type pore required for flagellar assembly.), with the translated sequence MIRNKWALWSLLLLPLVFFFGSSAFAQVTLPTMNLGFKTTDNPNEVVNAVKLIMVMTVLTLAPAILIMMTGFTRIIIVLSFLRQAMGVQQMPPNQLLVGLALFLTFFVMQPAFNEMNTNGIQPYMAGTISQDQAIERTFAPLRKFMFNQTRDSDLALFIKLSKVEKPKTRADVPTMVLVPAFVVSELKTAFQIGFIIFLPFLVIDIVAASVLMAMGMMMLPPVVISLPFKIMLFVLVDGWGLLIGSMVKSFG
- a CDS encoding FliO/MopB family protein translates to MRWLLSLIFVVSVSAQAEETSPATAVASESQELSAAATAEPKDVTKNDNRKESEILLNLESNKKAASEGGGVFRILFTLSMLGVVGTGAFFFLRKYKVPKAMKHQTQIKVLQQHYLGPKKSLAIVRVAGESILIGVTDHNISMIKSLSLLDDEVPEEAPQSFGKVLGQSTSKNVDFDDTTADEEAPAPRKRSAKDLDLDDEFAISGIKDIVSKRLKGMRSFQ